A portion of the Callithrix jacchus isolate 240 chromosome 21, calJac240_pri, whole genome shotgun sequence genome contains these proteins:
- the SLX9 gene encoding ribosome biogenesis protein SLX9 homolog isoform X3 — protein MKLRRERWLQKIEVIKLAEQKHREEQRRRATAVVGDLRPLRDALPELLGLETGSRHQARRERSKPRPSELSRMSTAQRQQLLEEERTRFREILASPAYRASPLVAIGQTLARQMQLEGGGQL, from the exons atgaagctGAGGCGTGAGCGATGGTTGCAGA AAATCGAAGTCATCAAGCTGGCTGAGCAGAAGCACAGGGAGGAGCAGAGGCGGAGGGCCACGGCAGTGGTGGGGGACCTGCGCCCGCTCAGGGACGCTCTGCCCGAGCTGCTGGGGCTTGAGACTGGCAGCCGGCACCAGGCCCGCAG GGAGAGGAGCAAGCCGCGGCCCTCGGAGCTCAGCCGGATGAGCACAGCGCAGAGACAGCAGCTTCT CGAGGAAGAAAGGACCCGGTTTCGGGAGATACTGGCCAGTCCGGCCTACAGAGCCAGCCCCCTGGTGGCCATTGGGCAGACGCTGGCCCGACAGATGCAGCTGGAAGGTGGCGGCCAGCTCTGA